A window of Saccharomyces eubayanus strain FM1318 chromosome XII, whole genome shotgun sequence contains these coding sequences:
- the COX8 gene encoding cytochrome c oxidase subunit VIII — protein sequence MLCQQMIRTTAKRTSNIMTRPIIMKRSVHFKDGVYENIPFKVKGRKTPYALSHFGFFAVGFAIPFIACYVQLKKSGSF from the coding sequence ATGTTGTGCCAACAAATGATCAGAACCACAGCCAAGAGAACTAGCAATATTATGACTAGACCCATTATCATGAAAAGATCAGTACATTTCAAGGACGGTGTCTATGAGAACATTCCATTCAAAGTCAAAGGTAGAAAGACACCTTACGCTCTTTCtcattttggatttttcgCTGTTGGATTTGCTATCCCATTTATTGCCTGTTATGTTCAGTTGAAAAAGTCTGGTTCTTTTTAA
- the VPS33 gene encoding tethering complex ATP-binding subunit VPS33: MNKFWNTKRFLPANADGLSGILNEISQNDQILVVQPSFLPILNSLLTFQELTQSTPVKKIVLLDDQLSDDSSGALGTIPRMDLIFLIDVRTSLQLPPGLLDTAVKHNLSPLHIVYCEWKTSFPKYTKNLEQWQMDERTSEITKPHFPNVIELQLKEISNEYFLYPWELLPFPQIDDNVLLSHSLYNMENVNMYTPKLRSLQNATESILVDNMVNCLRSLVFETDSIITNVVSIGNLSKKFSHLLKKRIDKQQTENDLFIKGTLYGERTNCGLEMDMIVLERNIDPITPLLTQLTYAGLLDDLYEFNSGLKVKEKDINLSYKEDAIWNDLKFLNFGSVGPQLNRLAKELQTQYDTRHKAESVHEIKEFVDSLGSLQQRQTFLKNHTTLSSDVLKVVETEEYGSFNKILELELEILMGNTLNKDIEDIVMELQYEYEVDQKKILRLICLLSLCKNSLREKDYEDLKTSMIDSWGIEKCFQLESLAELGFFTSKTGKADLHTAPSKLTRLQKEYRYISQWLNTVPLEDEHATGKTTTEKEEFIEATFAYSGVIPLTMRLVQMLYDRSVLFHNYSSQQPFILSREPKISQTEDLIEQLYGDSQTIEESKWIPETVSKKINASIKNNKRQYSIDSFKGTSRAAEDIALVVFLGGVTMGEIATLKHLQKRLGKKGINKRFIIIADGLTNGDRIMNSIS, encoded by the coding sequence atgaacaaattttggaatacTAAAAGGTTTTTGCCGGCCAATGCAGATGGTTTGAGCGGTATCTTGAATGAAATATCTCAAAATGATCAAATACTTGTGGTTCAACCTAGCTTTCTGCCTATACTCAATAGTTTGCTTACTTTCCAAGAATTGACTCAATCGACGCCTGTAAAAAAGATTGTTCTTCTCGATGACCAACTAAGTGACGATTCCTCTGGTGCGCTAGGCACCATTCCACGAATGGATCTAATCTTTCTTATTGACGTCAGAACATCTCTACAACTTCCCCCAGGATTACTCGATACCGCAGTAAAGCATAACCTATCACCATTGCATATAGTATATTGTGAGTGGAAAACCTCTTTTCCGAAATATACTAAGAATTTGGAGCAATGGCAGATGGACGAACGTACCTCAGAAATTACAAAGCCACATTTCCCTAATGTCATTGAATTACAATTGAAGGAAATATCGAACGagtattttctttatccttGGGAACTTTTGCCGTTTCCACAGATCGATGACAATGTTTTATTGAGTCATTCTCTTTATAACATGgaaaatgtaaatatgTATACTCCCAAGTTACGTTCTTTGCAAAACGCCACAGAGTCGATATTAGTTGATAATATGGTGAATTGCTTGCGAAGTTTGGTCTTTGAAACCGATAGTATCATAACCAATGTGGTGTCTATAGGTAATCtgtcaaagaaatttaGTCACCTTCTGAAGAAACGAATTGacaaacaacaaactgAAAATGACTTGTTCATAAAAGGTACACTTTATGGTGAACGAACTAATTGCGGATTAGAGATGGACATGATTGTCCTGGAAAGAAATATTGATCCTATAACCCCATTGCTGACCCAACTTACGTATGCAGGATTATTAGATGATCTATATGAGTTCAATTCGGGATTGAAggttaaagaaaaggacaTAAATTTAAGTTATAAAGAAGACGCAATATGGAATGATctgaagtttttgaattttggaTCCGTTGGGCCCCAGCTAAACAGACTAGCAAAGGAATTGCAAACCCAATACGATACAAGGCACAAGGCCGAGAGTGTACATGAAATTAAGGAGTTTGTTGATTCTTTAGGTTCATTGCAACAAAGGcaaacatttttgaaaaatcataCGACCTTATCATCTGACGTTTTGAAAGTAGTGGAGACTGAGGAATATGGTTCCTTCAATAAGATCTTGGAGTTAGAATTAGAAATTCTGATGGGAAACACGCTCAATAAAGATATTGAAGACATTGTAATGGAATTACAGTACGAGTATGAAGTCgatcaaaagaagattcTGAGAttaatttgtttattatctCTTTGTAAGAATTCACTTCGAGAAAAGGATTATGAAGATTTGAAGACCTCTATGATTGACTCTTGGGggattgaaaaatgttttcAGCTGGAATCCTTGGCTGAGTTAGGATTCTTCACCAGCAAAACTGGAAAAGCAGATTTGCATACCGCTCCAAGCAAACTTACAAGGttacaaaaagaataccGGTATATTTCACAATGGCTCAATACGGTGCCTTTGGAAGACGAACATGCTACAGGTAAAACTACcactgaaaaagaagagtttATAGAAGCTACCTTTGCTTATAGTGGTGTAATACCATTAACCATGAGGCTGGTTCAAATGTTATATGATAGATCCGTATTATTCCATAACTATTCTTCTCAACAACCTTTCATTCTATCAAGAGAGCCCAAAATTTCTCAGACGGAAGATCTGATTGAACAACTATATGGAGATTCACAAACAATTGAAGAGAGTAAGTGGATCCCTGAAACCGTTTCTAAAAAGATCAATGCAAGCATCAAGAATAACAAGAGACAGTATTCAATAGACAGCTTTAAGGGAACCTCTCGTGCCGCTGAAGATATTGCGCTTGTAGTGTTCCTAGGTGGTGTAACAATGGGTGAAATAGCCACACTAAAACATCTGCAAAAACGGCTAGGTAAAAAAGGCATTAACAAGAGGTTTATCATCATTGCTGATGGCCTGACCAACGGCGATAGAATCATGAACTCCATATCTTAA
- the AFG2 gene encoding AAA family ATPase AFG2, with protein sequence MAPKSGSSSSKKKSSAGSSTADPKIVKFKLPTEFITRPHPSREHGKETCTAYVHPNVLSALEITPGSFCTVCKVGENGILVTAKAGDEGTHPVNVITLSNSIRSVGNIILGDRLEIKKAQVQPPYATKVAIGSLQGCDILKCIEEKVIQKLFDDCGIIMPGMIFHNVKTQTDDESIDIIIVDASDDSLPDVHQIDLNSDVVYGMLEDQIYLSPPVIFRKGSTHITFTKEMQANRKYNLPEPISYTAVGGLHKEIESLKSAIDIPLHQPTLFSSFGVSPPRGILLHGPPGTGKTMLLRVVANTSNAHVLTINGPSIVSKYLGETEAALRDIFNEARKYQPSIIFIDEIDSIAPNRANDDSGEVESRVVATLLTLMDGMGAAGRLVVIAATNRPNSVDPALRRPGRFDQEVEIGIPDVEARFDILTKQFSRMSPDRHSLDSEGIKLIASKTHGYVGADLTALCRESVMKTIQRGLGTDANVDKFSLKVTLKDVECAMIDIRPSAMREIFLEMPKVYWSDIGGQEELKTKMKEMIQLPLEASETFNRLGITAPKGVLLYGPPGCSKTLTAKALATESGINFLAVKGPEVFNKYVGESERAIREIFRKARSAAPSIIFFDEIDALSPDRDGGSTSAASHVLTSLLNEIDGVEELKGVVIVAATNRPDEIDSALLRPGRLDRHIYVGPPDVNARLEILKKCTKKFNIEESGIDLQELACRTEGYSGAEVVLLCQESGLSAIMEDLDVTKVELRHFEKAFKGISRGITPEMLSYYEGFALRSGSSS encoded by the coding sequence atggctcCCAAATCTGGTTCGTctagttcaaaaaaaaagtcatcCGCCGGCTCTAGTACTGCTGACCCAAAAATAGTAAAATTTAAACTTCCGACTGAATTCATTACTAGACCGCACCCCTCAAGAGAACATGGAAAGGAAACGTGCACTGCGTATGTTCACCCGAACGTACTATCCGCACTAGAGATAACACCAGGATCTTTTTGCACCGTCTGTAAAGTTGGTGAAAATGGAATCTTGGTAACAGCTAAAGCAGGTGATGAAGGAACACATCCTGTCAATGTCATCACTCTTTCCAATTCCATACGATCAGTTGGAAATATAATTCTCGGTGACCGTCTAGAGATAAAAAAGGCTCAAGTGCAACCACCTTATGCCACGAAAGTTGCGATAGGGTCTCTACAAGGGtgtgatattttgaaatgcATCGAGGAGAAAgtaattcaaaaattattcGATGATTGCGGAATTATAATGCCTGGAATGATCTTTCACAACGTAAAGACACAAACAGATGATGAAAgtattgatattattatcgTAGATGCAAGCGACGATTCACTCCCCGACGTCCACCAAATAGATCTTAACTCAGACGTAGTATATGGTATGCTGGAGGACCAAATTTATCTTTCCCCACCTGTTATATTTCGAAAAGGTTCGACGCATATCacttttacaaaagaaatgcAAGCAAATCGGAAATATAATCTTCCTGAGCCGATATCTTACACAGCAGTAGGTGGTCTACACAAGGAAATTGAATCACTGAAAAGTGCTATAGACATACCTCTTCATCAACCAACATTGTTTAGTAGTTTTGGTGTTTCTCCACCTCGAGGCATACTACTCCATGGCCCTCCAGGTACTGGTAAAACGATGTTGCTAAGGGTAGTTGCTAATACTTCTAATGCACACGTCTTGACTATTAATGGCCCTTCGATTGTCTCCAAATATCTTGGAGAGACCGAAGCCGCATTAAGAGACATCTTTAATGAAGCTAGAAAATATCAACCTTCGATTATTTTCATTGACGAAATCGATTCCATAGCTCCAAATAGAGCAAATGATGACTCTGGTGAAGTTGAAAGTAGAGTTGTGGCTACACTGTTAACGCTCATGGATGGAATGGGCGCTGCGGGCAGATTGGTAGTAATTGCTGCCACAAATAGACCCAACTCCGTTGACCCAGCTTTGAGAAGGCCTGGTAGGTTTGATCAAGAAGTTGAAATTGGTATACCAGATGTCGAAGCTAGATTTGACATTTTGACTAAGCAGTTTTCAAGGATGTCTCCAGATCGTCATTCCTTGGATTCAGAAGGGATAAAGCTCATTGCCTCTAAAACGCATGGTTATGTTGGTGCTGATTTAACCGCTCTGTGTAGGGAGTCCGTTATGAAAACGATTCAACGGGGCTTGGGAACGGATGCCAATGTTGATaagttttctttaaagGTTACACTAAAGGATGTAGAATGTGCAATGATAGACATTAGACCTAGTGCGATGagagaaatatttttggaaatgcCGAAAGTCTACTGGTCTGACATTGGTGGCCAAGAAGAgctgaaaacaaaaatgaaagaaatgataCAATTGCCTTTAGAAGCATCTGAAACTTTTAACAGGTTAGGAATTACTGCGCCAAAGGGTGTCTTACTTTATGGGCCACCGGGATGTTCCAAGACTTTGACTGCAAAGGCTCTAGCTACAGAATCCGGTATCAACTTCTTAGCTGTGAAAGGTCCTGAAGTCTTCAACAAGTATGTAGGTGAATCTGAAAGAGCTATAAGAGAGATATTTCGCAAAGCACGCTCTGCAGCACCtagtattattttttttgatgaaattgatgcCTTGTCTCCTGATAGAGATGGAGGGTCTACATCTGCGGCTAGTCACGTCTTGACGTCTTTACTTAATGAAATTGACGGTGTTGAAGAGTTAAAGGGTGTTGTCATTGTTGCGGCAACAAATAGGCCTGATGAGATAGATTCTGCTCTTTTAAGACCTGGCAGACTAGATAGACACATTTATGTTGGCCCACCGGACGTAAATGCTCGTTTAGAGATCCTGAAGAAGTGCACGAAGAAATTTAATATCGAAGAATCCGGAATTGATCTGCAAGAGCTGGCATGTCGCACAGAGGGATATTCGGGGGCCGAAGTCGTATTGCTCTGCCAAGAATCTGGACTGTCTGCTATCATGGAAGATTTGGATGTCACAAAGGTGGAATTACgccattttgaaaaagcatTTAAAGGAATTTCAAGAGGAATCACTCCAGAAATGCTTTCATATTATGAAGGATTTGCTCTCAGAAGTGGTTCATCCTCTTAA